Proteins from a genomic interval of Trifolium pratense cultivar HEN17-A07 linkage group LG6, ARS_RC_1.1, whole genome shotgun sequence:
- the LOC123891438 gene encoding omega-hydroxypalmitate O-feruloyl transferase has protein sequence MENSNENGFHKKINVKLTNEPTLVQPSEETKKGMYFLSNLDQNIAVIVRTVYCFKNEEKGNENANEVIKNALRDVLVHYYPLAGRLSISSEGKLIVDCTGEGALFVEAEANCLMEEIGDITKPDPRTLGMLVYDIPDAKHILQMPPLVAQVTKFKCGGFSLGLCMNHCMFDGIGAMEFVNSWGELARGQPLSIPPILDRTILKARNPPMIEHLHQEFADIEDKSNTSSLYEDEMVYRSFCFDLEKLKELKKKAMEDENGVLESCTTFEVLSAFVWIARTKALKLLPEQETKLLFAVDGRAKFEPKLPKGYFGNGIVLTKSVCKAGEITNKPFSYTVKAIQEAIKSVTDSYMRSAIDYFEVTRARPSLACTLLITTWSRLPFHTTDFGWGEPVLSGPVSLPEKEVILFLSHGQERRSINVLLGLPAPVMKIFQDLMMQI, from the exons ATGGAAAATTCTAATGAAAATGGTttccacaaaaaaattaatgtaaagcTAACAAATGAACCAACACTTGTTCAACCATCTGAAGAAACAAAGAAAGGAATGTATTTCTTATCAAACCTTGATCAAAATATTGCTGTAATTGTAAGAACTgtttattgtttcaaaaatgaagagaaaggAAATGAGAATGCTAATGAAGTGATTAAGAATGCATTAAGGGATGTTCTTGTTCATTATTATCCTCTTGCTGGGAGATTAAGTATAAGCTCAGAAGGTAAACTTATTGTAGATTGTACTGGAGAAGGTGCTCTTTTTGTTGAAGCTGAAGCTAATTGTTTAATGGAAGAAATTGGTGATATTACAAAACCTGATCCAAGGACTCTTGGTATGTTGGTTTATGATATTCCTGATGCTAAACATATTCTTCAGATGCCTCCTTTGGTTGCTCAG GTAACCAAGTTTAAATGTGGAGGTTTTTCTCTTGGACTATGCATGAATCACTGTATGTTTGATGGCATTGGAGCTATGGAGTTTGTGAACTCATGGGGAGAACTAGCAAGAGGCCAACCACTCTCAATCCCTCCAATTCTTGACAGAACCATTCTAAAGGCGCGCAATCCGCCAATGATAGAGCATTTGCACCAAGAATTTGCTGACATTGAAGACAAATCAAATACAAGTAGCTTATATGAAGATGAAATGGTGTACAGATCATTCTGTTTTGATCTTGAGAAACTAaaagaattgaagaaaaaagctatggaagatgaaaatggtgttctTGAATCTTGCACAACATTTGAAGTTCTTTCAGCATTTGTTTGGATAGCTAGAACAAAAGCACTTAAATTGTTGCCAGAACAAGAAACAAAGCTTCTTTTTGCTGTTGATGGAAGGGCTAAATTTGAACCAAAACTTCCAAAAGGGTATTTTGGGAATGGAATTGTACTAACAAAATCGGTTTGTAAAGCAGGTGAAATCACGAACAAGCCCTTTTCGTATACCGTGAAGGCTATTCAAGAAGCAATTAAGAGTGTCACTGATAGTTACATGAGATCAGCTATTGATTATTTTGAGGTAACAAGAGCTAGGCCTTCTTTGGCTTGTACACTTTTGATCACAACTTGGTCGCGGCTTCCGTTTCATACCACTGATTTCGGTTGGGGAGAACCTGTTCTGTCCGGACCAGTTTCGTTGCCTGAGAAGGAAGTGATATTGTTCCTTTCACATGGTCAAGAGAGGAGAAGCATTAATGTGCTTCTTGGTTTGCCTGCTCCTGTCATGAAGATCTTTCAAGATTTGATGATGCAGATATAG
- the LOC123891439 gene encoding protein GLUTAMINE DUMPER 6-like, with the protein MRPINSDSSSSTTTTNEIKISKSPFPYLFLSLALMIILVSMALVLLVCSFRKRGSSQSSNLDEEMKHVIVEINSEPEILVIMAGEDKPTFLAKPIINSSSLPNCTCGAQSSSTISSSSLTNDQTLNH; encoded by the coding sequence ATGAGGCCAATTAACAGtgattcatcatcatcaacaacaacaaccaatgAGATTAAGATAAGTAAATCTCCATTTccttacttatttttaagtttagcTCTAATGATAATTTTAGTTTCAATGGCATTGGTACTCCTTGTATGTTCCTTTAGAAAACGTGGTTCTTCTCAATCATCAAATTTAGATGAAGAAATGAAGCACGTAATTGTAGAGATTAATTCCGAGCCAGAAATACTTGTGATTATGGCGGGAGAAGATAAACCTACTTTCCTAGCTAAACCAATTATCAATTCTTCTTCTTTGCCTAATTGCACTTGTGGAGCTCAATCAAGTTCAACAATATCTTCATCAAGCTTAACCAATGATCAAACATTGAATCATTAA
- the LOC123891440 gene encoding major pollen allergen Ole e 1, whose translation MNPLTMLLILPFFTQFLEVEPARPKVLGKTRFPISQISVMGFVYCDFCSNNSFSRHSYFLPGAEVKVDCMFKALSAKTSEQITLSVNRTTNKYGMYKLEIPSIDGIRCAEDSEVVSTCQANLIGSSTSSCNVPGYKSTSNVVAVKARRTNLCIYSLNALNFRPTKKDITLCGK comes from the exons atgaatCCTCTTACTATGTTGcttattttacctttttttacACAGTTTTTGGAAGTTGAACCTGCAAGACCAAAAGTGTTAGGGAAAACAAGGTTTCCTATCTCTCAAATCAGTGTTATGGGTTTTGTTTATTGTGATTTCTGCTCAAATAACAGCTTTTCTAGACATAGCTACTTCTTGCCAG GTGCTGAGGTGAAAGTAGATTGCATGTTCAAAGCACTTTCAGCTAAAACTTCAGAACAAATTACACTTTCAGTGAACAGAACAACAAACAAGTATGGAATGTATAAGCTTGAAATACCATCAATTGATGGAATTAGATGTGCTGAAGATTCTGAAGTTGTTTCTACATGTCAAGCAAATTTAATTGGAAGTTCAACTTCATCTTGCAATGTTCCTGGCTACAAAAGCACTTCTAATGTTGTAGCAGTCAAAGCAAGAAGAACTAATCTATGCATATATAGTCTTAATGCTTTAAATTTTAGACCAACTAAGAAGGATATTACTTTATGTGGTAAATAA